The Bradyrhizobium sp. B097 genome contains the following window.
CTGCTCAGGAAGCGCTATGCTGACGAGATGGAACAGACATACTGGAAGACGGTCCATGACGGGCGGCCGGCCAAGGGCATGCCGGCCTGGAAGGACGTCTTCAGCGACGACGAGCTCAGAAACGTATATGCCTATCTGCAGAGTGTGCAGGATCCCGGCGGGTCGAACTAACTGCTGCGATCTGCAATAGAAGCGTTTTCGAGCGAAGTGGATACCGGTTCGCGTGAAGAAAACGCGTCAGAACATGAATCGAGTGCCCCGTTCCGATTCAATCGGAACGGAAGCGGCTCGAGCAGTGCGAGGGTCCTCATGATGGGGTTCCTGATCATCGACGATCACCCTCTATTTGGGGAGGCGCTTGGCAACGCCATCCGCATCTCGCATCCCGATGCCCGGATCTATGAGGCCACCTCGATCAAGGGGGCCCTTGGCATCCTCGCCAGCGAGCCGAATATCGACCTCGCGCTGCTCGATCTGTTGCTGCCCGACGTGGTCGGCTTCTCCGGCTTCCAGAAGATCAGGGATCGTTATCCGCGGCTGCCGATCGCCATCGTCTCGAGCGAGGAGGATAAGCATACGATCCGCGAGGCGCTGGAAATGGGCGCGGTCGGCTATCTGCCGAAATCGACCTCGCTCGGCGAGCTGTCGCAGGCGATCGCGCGCGTGCTGAGTGGATCGGTCTCGGCGCCGCGGGATTTCGTTGCCGTCGGTGCGCTGGATCAGTCCGAGACGGCGCGGACGCTGCGCGAGCGGATCCAGAAGCTGACGCCGCAGCAAATTCGCGTGCTGCACTTGATCATCCGAGGTCTGCAGAACCGCGAAATCGCCTCCGAGCTCAAGCTCGCGGAATCCACCGTGAAGGCGCATGTGACCGAGATCCTGCGCAAGCTGAAGCTGTTCAGCCGCAACAAGGCGATCATCGAGCTCGGCAAGATCCCGCTTCCGGTTCCTGACGCCTGCGCGGGAGCGAAGGCAGAGAAGGCACCTTAAGCTTGCTGCACTGCGAGGCGGGCGCATTGACTATCCGCCTATAGGCTGACGATCGGCTTTGAGATAACGTCGTGCGCACAATGGCTGTCATGAGCATCCGAGGGAGGACGGCGCAGCATTGACCACGACCGCACCCCTGGCGGACGAGCCGCCGGTCGATAGAGCGGGTGCGCCTCGACTGCTGATCGTCGAGGATCACCCGCTGTTCCGTGCCGCCTTGATCGGTGTGATCGGGGCCGAGTTTCCCGACGCCGAGGTGCTGCAGGCGACCTCGATCGATGGCGCGCTCGACGTGATCGCCGCGCGCGACGGCCTCGATCTGATCCTGCTCGATCTGTCGATGCCGGGAACCACGGGCCTGCTCGGCGCCTACCGGGTGCGTGCGGCCGCGCCGCGGAGCGCGCTCGTGATCGTGTCGGCGCATGACGATTCCCGGATCATCGGCGGCGCCATCTCGCTCGGCATTTCCGGATTCATTCCGAAGTCGACGCCGAAGCTCGAGCTGGCGCGCCTGCTGCGCGGCATTCTCGAAGGCGAGGTGTGCCTGCCGACCCGTTTTCGGGATTCGGCTGCCGCAAAGAAGGGCCAGGCCGACACCAAGCAACTGGTGCAGCAGCTCGGCCAGTTCACCGCACAGCAGCTTCGCGTGCTCGACATGATCTGCCGCGGCCTGCAGAACAAGCACATCGCCTATCAGCTCGACATCTCGGTCACCACCGTGAAGGTGCACGTCTCCGAGATCCTGCGGAAGCTCGGCGTGCGCAGCCGGACCGAGGCCATCATCGCGCTGTCGAAACTGGATTTCGGCAAGCACGACCACGCGCCGGTGACGGCCGCGCCGCCGCATAGCGACTAGAGTCCCGTTCCGATGGAATCGGAACGGGGCTCTAGGTTCTTATCTTGACGCGTTTTCTTCACGCGAACCGGTATCCACTTCGCTCGAAAACGCTCTGATCATAACCGCGCGCTCGACTGCTCCGCCGCCAGCAGGAACGACAGCAGCGAGCGCATCTCGGCGGGCTTGATCGGTTTCTTCAGCAATTCGTGGCCGAAGGCCGACACGTCGGAGGCGGCCTTGGCCGAGTAGTCGGCGGTCACGATGATCGCCGGAACCTTGGCGTTGATTTCGCCGCGGATCACGTCGACAGCCTGGATGCCGGTCTCGCCATTGTCGAGGTGCAGGTCGGCGATGATGGCATCGGGGATGCCGTCCAGCGCGTGGATGCGCTCGAGCGCCTCGGTCTTGGAGATCGTCACGGCGACGTCGCAGCCCCATTTCTCCAGCAGATGGGCGAGGCCCTCGGCGCTCGAAAGGTCGTTCTCGATTAGCAGGATCTTCGCGCCTTCCATGCCGCCATAGCGATAGTCGACGCTGGCTTGTTCGCGCACGGGGATCGCAACCGGATCGAAGGTGCGGGGCACGGTGACCGAGAACACCGAGCCCTTGCCGGCGCGCGAACTCAGCCTGATGTTGTGGCCAAGCAAATCGGCAAACCGGCGCACGATCGAAAGGCCAAGCCCGATGCCCGCCTTGTCGCCGGCGCCGGCGTCGCCGCGCTGAAACTCGACGAAGATGGCTTCGCGCTGGGCTTCCGGGATGCCCGGCCCGGTGTCATGCACCTCGATGCAGATGTCGTCGCCCTTGAGGCGGCATCCCATCAGCACGGTGCCGCGCTGGGTGTAGCGCAGCGCATTGGCCACAAGGTTTTGCAGGATCCGGCGCAGCATCAGCGGATCGGAGCGAACCACCGCCGACGACGGCATGATCTTGAAGCCGAGGTTGCGCTTGGCGGCGGTCGCCACGAATTCCTGCTCGAGCTGCTCGAACAGCGAGGCGATTGCGACCGGACCGAATTCGGGCCTGAGCACGCCGGCATCGAGCTTCGAGATGTCGAGCAGCGTCCGCAACATGTCTTCCAGCGTCGCCAGCGAACGGTCGATCTGGTCGGCCAGCGCGACGCTCTTGGGCTCGTTGGCCATCTCGGCCAGCGCGGATAGTGTCAGCCGCGCCGCATTGAGCGGCTGTAACAGGTCGTGCGTCACCGAAACCAGCACCGATGATTTCAGCGAGCTTGCCGCCTCGGCCTGCTGTTTGGCCTGCAGCAGGCGTCCGTTGGTTTTCTCCAGCGATTGCAGCGCCTGCTTGAGCTGCTGGGTGCGGTCGCGCACCTGCTGATCCAGCGCAATCGCGGTCTCGAACAGGGAAAAGGCGTTGAGCTGCTGGTCGGTCGAACGTTCGACCCGCGACATCAGCGCCGCGT
Protein-coding sequences here:
- a CDS encoding response regulator transcription factor: MMGFLIIDDHPLFGEALGNAIRISHPDARIYEATSIKGALGILASEPNIDLALLDLLLPDVVGFSGFQKIRDRYPRLPIAIVSSEEDKHTIREALEMGAVGYLPKSTSLGELSQAIARVLSGSVSAPRDFVAVGALDQSETARTLRERIQKLTPQQIRVLHLIIRGLQNREIASELKLAESTVKAHVTEILRKLKLFSRNKAIIELGKIPLPVPDACAGAKAEKAP
- a CDS encoding response regulator transcription factor, producing the protein MTTTAPLADEPPVDRAGAPRLLIVEDHPLFRAALIGVIGAEFPDAEVLQATSIDGALDVIAARDGLDLILLDLSMPGTTGLLGAYRVRAAAPRSALVIVSAHDDSRIIGGAISLGISGFIPKSTPKLELARLLRGILEGEVCLPTRFRDSAAAKKGQADTKQLVQQLGQFTAQQLRVLDMICRGLQNKHIAYQLDISVTTVKVHVSEILRKLGVRSRTEAIIALSKLDFGKHDHAPVTAAPPHSD
- a CDS encoding hybrid sensor histidine kinase/response regulator, with product MTDSKTTRIAALEREAEKLRKINAALMSRVERSTDQQLNAFSLFETAIALDQQVRDRTQQLKQALQSLEKTNGRLLQAKQQAEAASSLKSSVLVSVTHDLLQPLNAARLTLSALAEMANEPKSVALADQIDRSLATLEDMLRTLLDISKLDAGVLRPEFGPVAIASLFEQLEQEFVATAAKRNLGFKIMPSSAVVRSDPLMLRRILQNLVANALRYTQRGTVLMGCRLKGDDICIEVHDTGPGIPEAQREAIFVEFQRGDAGAGDKAGIGLGLSIVRRFADLLGHNIRLSSRAGKGSVFSVTVPRTFDPVAIPVREQASVDYRYGGMEGAKILLIENDLSSAEGLAHLLEKWGCDVAVTISKTEALERIHALDGIPDAIIADLHLDNGETGIQAVDVIRGEINAKVPAIIVTADYSAKAASDVSAFGHELLKKPIKPAEMRSLLSFLLAAEQSSARL